AGCAGAATATTATTTGTTGTTTCAAGCAATGCATCGACTGGATTCGAGATGGATACAGCGATATAAGAAACCGCTCCAACAATCACCATAAAGGTATGAACCAAGGGCATTGCAATTAAACTGCCAATCAATTGACCTTTATTACGCTTAAACCAATTTCGCTCGTACTTTGGTGCTTTTATAAATCTAGAAATAGATGGCATGTCTGCAGCCAAGGTTCCCCAGAAACCCATTGTAGCCATAGCAATAACGGCAAACGATCCGATCATCGCTGGACCTGCTACCGGATTTTCTACCCATCCCCAGATATTTCGGCCGGCTGCCTGCGCTTGATCTGATAAGGTGATATACATCCACCCTGAAATGATCACGATGATAGGAGCAGCTAGGTTCGCAAATCGTTCTACAGCTTTTATTCCAAAAGCTGTATTAAACAACTGGAGTGCTGCAAATACAAGGAAGCAAAGAAACCACTGATCAATGCCAAATACCATTAGTAAAATAGCATTCATTCCTGTTGCCCCAAAAAACGTGTTTACACCAAACCAACAGGAAGCGACAAATCCTCGCATGATGGATGGGATATGTGTACCAATTGTGCCAAATGGAGCTCTGAGATAGACAGGAAAGGAGAGCCCATGTTCAATACCGATATCTCCCGTTAAGGTCATACAGATTCCAATTCCAATGGATCCGACAAGCGTCGCCAAAATGACTAGGTGGAGCGGAAGTTGTTGAATTCCGTCTCCTCCAATCGCAAACGCAGCTAGCACCACCGCCATACTTACCCAAAGAATGGCAAAACAAGCTGTACTCATTTTTCGATTTTGCTGAGAGATAGGAAACAAATCAGGAGATTTCAGATACCCACTTTTGGCCATTGTACACATTCATCCTCTCATTATGGTTTTACACATTACACTCGTTCTGCTAAGGCTGAGTTTCTTAATTGCTCGCTGTATTTAGCTCTTTTAATATACGTTCCATCTCCTATCGTTCCTTTGTACGTATCATCCTGGATAATGACTTTTCCTTTTGAGAGCACCGTTTGTACCACCCCTTTTACCCGTTTGCCTTCAAACGCGTTATAATCAACTTTCATATGATGAGTTTCACTTGAAATCGTTCGAACAGTAAAAGGGTCAAAGATAACAAGGTCTGCATCTGCACCTACGGAGATCGTCCCCTTTTTTGGATAGAGTCCAAAAAGCTTTGCCGCACGCGTTGAGGTAATGTCCACAAATTGGTTTAGGCTAATTCTGCCCTCCGCGACGCCTTCTGAATAGAGAATACTCATACGATCTTCTATCATCGGTCCACCATTTGGTATCTTGGTAAAATCATCAATGCCTAGACTTTTCTGGCCTTTAAAGTCAAAGGAACATTGATCACTTCCAATCGTCTGCAAAGCCCCTGTGCGTAATGCATTCCATAAGACCTCTTGATGCTTTTTCTCACGCAAAGGCGGTGACCACACATATTTAGCTCCTTCAAAATCCGGTTTTCTCAGATCATCTAGATCAAGAGTTAGATACTGCGGACATGTCTCTCCCCATACATCCGCACCCTTACGACGGGCTGATTCGATTTGTTTCACTGCTTCTTCACAGCTTACATGAACAACATATAGCTGCGAGCCAGCAAGTGATGTGAGCTGACACGCACGTCCGGTCGCTTCGCCTTCTGCTTCAACAGGTCGAGTCAGTGCATGATAAATCGGATCTGTTTGACCGTTTGCTAATGCTTCTTTGGTCAAATAATCAATGACGTCTCCATTTTCCGCGTGCACCATCACAAGTGCTCCTAATTCCTTTGCTTTTATAAGCGTTTGAAACAAGGTGGCATCATCTGCCTGGAAGACATTTTTGTAAGCCATAAATACTTTAAAAGATGTGATACCATCCTCTTGGATAACAGAAGGTAATTCTGCTAATACATCTTCTGTCATTTCACCAATCATGAGGTGAAAACTATAATCAATCGCTGCTTTTCCTTTTGATTTTTCATGCCATGTCTTAATCGCGTTTTTGAGTGGCTTTCCCTTCTCTGTTAAACAAAAATCAACGACTGTGGTTGTCCCTCCAAATGCAGCCGCAGTTGTTCCTGATGTAAAATCATCCTTTGTCACTGTGCCTCCAAAAGGCATATCTAAATGTGTATGAGGATCTACTCCTCCAGGAAATACATAACAACCTTCCGCTTCAATGACATCTGCTCCTTCTAGTGGAAAGTCCCTGCCAATCGCCGCTATCTGCTCACCTTCAATTAATAGATCTGCTTCAAATGTATCCGATGCCGTTACAATAATGCCGTTTTGAATGATTGTTCTCATCGCTTTCCCTCCTAAGAATTAGACACATGTAATGACTTCATTGCTCGCTGCCTGTCATTCCAAGATAGTGGTGGTAGCCCGTTTGCTATTGTGACCATATCAATGGCACCATCAACAGGACACACAATCGAACAAAGATTACAGCCTACACATTCATCTTCGTCAACCATTAAGTATGATGCGCCCGTTCCATCCTTGTACCTGCTAATACATTGATGAGCGGTATCTTCGCATGCTATTTGACACTTATTACAGTTAATACAGGTCTCTGTATTGATTCGAGCGACAATTTGGTGATTCAGATTCACATTGCCCCAATCTGAATATTTGTGTACAGAACGCCCAATTAGCTGCTGGACTGAATCGAGTCCTTTTTCATCTAAATAGTTACTTAATCCATCAATCATATCCTCAACAATTCGGAATCCATGATGCATTGCTGCTGTACAAACCTGAACATTTGAAGCCCCCATCAGCATAAACTCAACCACGTTCTGCCAATTAGAGATCCCACCAATGCCTGAGATTGGTACAGTTACTCGCTCATTTCTGGCACACTCACCAAGCATATGCAGTGCAATCGGTTTAACCGCCGGACCACAATAACCACCATGCGTTCCGATCCCATCTACATTTGGAACGGTGTCCCATGTATGAATGTCCACCGACGCCAAACTATTTATTGTGTTGATGAGGCTGATCGAGTCTGCACCACCAAGAACAGCCGCCTCTGCCGTTGATGTAATATCCGTGATGTTTGGGGTGAGTTTAACAATGACAGGAGTCTCCGCAACCTCTTTAACCCAATAGGTCTGTTGTTCCACCAAGGATGGAACTTGACCAGAAGCTGCTCCCATGCCTCTCTCAGCCATACCGTGTGGACAGCCAAAGTTCAGCTCTAAGCCGTCTACCCCAATGGCTTCCACTTGCTTTACAATCTCATGCCACTTCTCCTGCTGTGGCTCAACCATTAACGACGCAACAATCGCTCGATCTGGAAATCGCTTTTTTGTCTCAGCAATCTCACGTAAGTTCACCTCAAGTGGTCGATCGCTAATAAGCTCAATATTGTTAAAACCAGCCACTCTCTGCCCATTAAATGAAACAGCAGCAAAGCGGGAGGTAGAATTAATAATTGGTTCGCCAAGTGTTTTCCAAACTACTCCTCCCCATCCTGCCTCAAACGCACGTTGCACCTGGTAGCCAGAATTAGTTGGTGGCGCGCTTGCCAGCCAAAATGGATTAGGTGATGCAATTCCTGCAAGATTGCTATATAAATCAGCCATAAACTACCTCCTACGCACTAGTTTCTGCTCGTTGTCCCATTAGCTTTTGATGAACGCCATAAGCCGTTTGCTTTCCTTGCTCCGCTGCAGAGACGACCATCGCTTCACCTTGCCCATTTCCAAAAATCACATCCCCACAGGCAAATATCCCGCTGACGGACGTTTCTAAAGTCTCTTGATCGACTTCGATCACACCATAAGTGGTTTTTATACCTGCCTTTTGTAGCCAGTCTGTATAGCGAGACTGACCAATGGCACGGATGACAAAATCAACGTCAAGCGAGTGACTCCGTTTGGTCGGAATTGCTCTGCGCCTGCCATCCACATCTGGCTCTGCAAGCTCCATATCTACACATTCAATCGATTGCACTCTACCTGATTGATCACCATTAATCTTTGTTGGAGAAGTCAACCAACGAAACTCCACGCCATCTTGTTTGGCAAACTCATACTCAAAGTCGTAAGCAGTCATTTCTTCAGCCGTTCTCCGGTAAAGTATTTTTACGTTTTTTGCCCCTAGTCGAGTGGCACAAGTTGCTCCATCGATGGCAGTATTGCCAGCTCCAATCACCACTCCACTTTTTCCAATAAACTGATTAGAGAGCTGACCGTTTTTGGTAGCCTTTACAAATTCAACGGCATCATAAACTCCTTCAAGTTCTTCTCCTTCAATCTTTAAAAGAGGAACAGATGACATACCAATTGCGAGGATCACGGCATCAAATGTTTTGGTGAGTGTACGCAAATCGATATCCCTTCCGACTTTTGTATTTGTATGAATCGTGACACCAACTGATTTCACCTGTTCTACTTCCCAGAAAGACACTTGTTTCGGTAGTCGGAACGAGACAATGCCATACGTGTTAAGACCTCCCGCTTCCGCTTCAGCCTCATATATCGCGACTTCATAACCCATCACAGCTAGTTCTCTGGCCGCTGATAATCCAGCTTGGACCTCCGCCTACAATAGCCACGGATTTACCTTTTGCATGTCCTGCCTTAAAAAGGACCTTTTCATTTTGCATTGCCCAATCCGTCGCATAACGCTGTAGTTTGCCA
The nucleotide sequence above comes from Alkalicoccobacillus plakortidis. Encoded proteins:
- the hydA gene encoding dihydropyrimidinase encodes the protein MRTIIQNGIIVTASDTFEADLLIEGEQIAAIGRDFPLEGADVIEAEGCYVFPGGVDPHTHLDMPFGGTVTKDDFTSGTTAAAFGGTTTVVDFCLTEKGKPLKNAIKTWHEKSKGKAAIDYSFHLMIGEMTEDVLAELPSVIQEDGITSFKVFMAYKNVFQADDATLFQTLIKAKELGALVMVHAENGDVIDYLTKEALANGQTDPIYHALTRPVEAEGEATGRACQLTSLAGSQLYVVHVSCEEAVKQIESARRKGADVWGETCPQYLTLDLDDLRKPDFEGAKYVWSPPLREKKHQEVLWNALRTGALQTIGSDQCSFDFKGQKSLGIDDFTKIPNGGPMIEDRMSILYSEGVAEGRISLNQFVDITSTRAAKLFGLYPKKGTISVGADADLVIFDPFTVRTISSETHHMKVDYNAFEGKRVKGVVQTVLSKGKVIIQDDTYKGTIGDGTYIKRAKYSEQLRNSALAERV
- a CDS encoding NCS1 family transporter, with translation MAKSGYLKSPDLFPISQQNRKMSTACFAILWVSMAVVLAAFAIGGDGIQQLPLHLVILATLVGSIGIGICMTLTGDIGIEHGLSFPVYLRAPFGTIGTHIPSIMRGFVASCWFGVNTFFGATGMNAILLMVFGIDQWFLCFLVFAALQLFNTAFGIKAVERFANLAAPIIVIISGWMYITLSDQAQAAGRNIWGWVENPVAGPAMIGSFAVIAMATMGFWGTLAADMPSISRFIKAPKYERNWFKRNKGQLIGSLIAMPLVHTFMVIVGAVSYIAVSISNPVDALLETTNNILLLGVLMLMIALAQWSTNTSSNLIPAATIFSNVGGPRVPHWVGVIIAGLIGVLVQPWNLFAIIVPALLIVGGILASIVGILVADYYFIRKRRVNVTELYEDKGQYHYWKGMNLAGLLSWVIGGGVSLLIPSYSYLVGFVVGGLLYYVSAKYWWFKKYKQAELENPNDELYLGLTVGRDWTIDETESGKEELLAEEA
- the preA gene encoding NAD-dependent dihydropyrimidine dehydrogenase subunit PreA, which gives rise to MADLYSNLAGIASPNPFWLASAPPTNSGYQVQRAFEAGWGGVVWKTLGEPIINSTSRFAAVSFNGQRVAGFNNIELISDRPLEVNLREIAETKKRFPDRAIVASLMVEPQQEKWHEIVKQVEAIGVDGLELNFGCPHGMAERGMGAASGQVPSLVEQQTYWVKEVAETPVIVKLTPNITDITSTAEAAVLGGADSISLINTINSLASVDIHTWDTVPNVDGIGTHGGYCGPAVKPIALHMLGECARNERVTVPISGIGGISNWQNVVEFMLMGASNVQVCTAAMHHGFRIVEDMIDGLSNYLDEKGLDSVQQLIGRSVHKYSDWGNVNLNHQIVARINTETCINCNKCQIACEDTAHQCISRYKDGTGASYLMVDEDECVGCNLCSIVCPVDGAIDMVTIANGLPPLSWNDRQRAMKSLHVSNS